One region of Mycolicibacterium rhodesiae NBB3 genomic DNA includes:
- the pgsA gene encoding phosphatidylinositol phosphate synthase, translating to MSDLYLMTRAAYEKLSRPLAKAALRAGLTPDSITILGTAGTVLSALTLFPIGVLWWGGFAVFIFVLADMLDGAMARQRGGGTRFGAVLDATCDRIGDGAIFCGLLWWAAFGMRSTSLVVATLICLVTSQVISYIKARAEASGLSAEGGMIERPERLIIVLMGAGLSGLFGLPWLLHVAMWLLAVTSLITLGQRVHSVRTSPGAMDRLVKPENTGGETPEAPAAQGDES from the coding sequence GTGAGCGATCTCTATCTGATGACGCGTGCGGCGTACGAGAAGCTTTCTCGGCCGCTGGCCAAGGCTGCGTTGCGTGCGGGTTTGACCCCCGACAGCATCACGATCCTCGGCACGGCGGGCACCGTGCTGAGCGCGCTCACGCTGTTCCCGATCGGCGTGCTGTGGTGGGGCGGCTTCGCCGTCTTCATCTTCGTGCTCGCCGACATGCTCGACGGTGCGATGGCCCGCCAGCGCGGCGGAGGCACACGGTTCGGCGCGGTCCTCGACGCCACCTGCGACCGGATCGGCGACGGCGCGATCTTCTGCGGTCTGTTGTGGTGGGCCGCTTTCGGGATGCGGAGCACGTCGCTGGTGGTGGCAACGTTGATCTGCCTGGTCACCTCGCAGGTGATCTCCTACATCAAGGCCCGCGCCGAGGCCAGCGGGCTATCTGCCGAAGGCGGCATGATCGAGCGGCCCGAGCGGTTGATCATCGTGCTGATGGGGGCTGGACTGTCTGGTCTGTTCGGTCTGCCGTGGCTGCTGCACGTCGCGATGTGGCTGCTCGCGGTCACCAGCCTCATCACCCTCGGTCAGCGGGTGCACAGCGTGCGGACCTCACCCGGAGCGATGGATCGGCTGGTCAAACCCGAAAACACCGGCGGTGAGACTCCGGAGGCGCCCGCGGCGCAGGG
- a CDS encoding HIT family protein, producing MTRDDGAGDELSAQDDDAIVDYGAGEPDHLQRLWTPHRMSYIAEAPLRRSTSEPSRPFTDIPKLSDEDGLVVARGEEVYVVLNLYPYNPGHLMVVPYRVVSELEDLTDAESAELMAFTQKAIRVIKSVSNPMGFNVGLNLGKVSGGSLAEHLHMHVVPRWIGDANFITIIGGAKVVPQLLSETRHLLATEWAKQQ from the coding sequence GTGACACGCGACGACGGAGCGGGCGATGAGCTGAGCGCACAGGATGACGACGCGATCGTCGACTACGGCGCCGGCGAACCCGACCATCTGCAGCGACTGTGGACACCGCACCGGATGTCCTACATCGCCGAGGCTCCGCTGCGGCGCAGCACTTCGGAGCCGTCGCGGCCGTTCACCGACATCCCGAAGCTGTCCGACGAGGACGGGCTGGTGGTGGCGCGCGGCGAAGAGGTGTACGTCGTGCTGAACCTGTACCCGTACAACCCGGGACACCTCATGGTTGTCCCGTACCGCGTGGTGTCCGAGCTCGAAGACCTCACCGATGCCGAGAGCGCGGAGCTGATGGCGTTCACCCAGAAGGCGATCCGCGTCATCAAGAGTGTGTCGAATCCAATGGGGTTCAACGTGGGACTGAACCTGGGCAAGGTGTCGGGCGGGTCGTTGGCCGAACACCTGCACATGCACGTCGTGCCGCGGTGGATAGGTGACGCGAACTTCATCACGATCATCGGGGGCGCCAAGGTCGTCCCGCAGTTGCTGAGCGAAACGCGCCATCTGCTGGCGACGGAGTGGGCGAAGCAACAGTGA
- the thrS gene encoding threonine--tRNA ligase codes for MSAVVSPASAAPIRVAAGTTAGEAVREAGLPGRGDPQAIVVVRDAEGRLRDLSWVPDTDVDVAPVAADTEDGRSVIRHSAAHVLAQAVQEIFPEAKLGIGPPIADGFYYDFDVARAFTPEDLEALEKRMRQIVKEGQLFSRRVYESKEQAREELANEPYKLELVDDKSGDPDVMEVGGDELTAYDNLNPRTREREWGDLCRGPHIPTTRYIPAFKLTRSSAAYWRGNQDNASLQRIYGTAWESQEALDRHLEFLEEAQKRDHRRLGAELDLFSFPDEIGSGLAVFHPKGGIIRRELEEYSRRKHIEAGYEFVNTPHITKEQLYITSGHLEWYADGMYPPMHMDAEFDEDGALRKPGQDYYLKPMNCPMHHLIFRSRGRSYRELPLRLFEFGSVYRYEKSGVVHGLTRVRGMTQDDAHIYTTREQMRDELASLLRFVLDLLADYGLNDFYLELSTKDPQKYVGSDEDWDEATETLREVAEASGLHLVPDPGGAAFYGPKISVQVKDALGRSWQMSTIQLDFNMPDRFELEYTAADGTRQRPVLIHRALFGSIERFFGVLTEHYAGAFPAWLAPVQVVGIPVADDHIPYLNGLVAQLKTAGIRAEVDISDDRMAKKIVNHTNQKVPFMLVAGDRDIEAGAVSFRFGDRTQLNGVPRDEAVAAIANWVASRENATPTAELVNVGAKP; via the coding sequence GTGAGCGCCGTCGTAAGCCCCGCCTCAGCAGCCCCTATCCGGGTCGCTGCGGGGACGACCGCGGGTGAGGCGGTGCGCGAAGCGGGTCTGCCGGGCCGTGGGGATCCCCAGGCCATCGTCGTCGTGCGAGACGCCGAGGGGCGGCTGCGCGATCTGTCGTGGGTTCCCGACACCGACGTCGACGTCGCCCCCGTGGCTGCCGATACCGAGGACGGCCGAAGCGTCATTCGTCACTCCGCCGCCCACGTCCTGGCCCAAGCCGTGCAGGAGATCTTCCCCGAGGCCAAACTCGGCATCGGACCGCCGATCGCCGACGGCTTCTACTACGACTTCGACGTCGCGCGGGCCTTCACTCCCGAGGATCTTGAGGCGCTGGAGAAGCGCATGCGTCAGATCGTCAAAGAGGGTCAGTTGTTCTCGCGGCGGGTCTACGAGTCCAAAGAGCAAGCGCGCGAAGAGCTTGCCAACGAGCCGTACAAGCTCGAACTCGTTGATGACAAGTCCGGTGACCCCGACGTGATGGAGGTCGGCGGCGATGAGCTGACGGCCTACGACAACCTCAATCCCCGTACTCGCGAACGCGAATGGGGAGATCTGTGCCGCGGGCCTCACATTCCGACGACGCGCTACATCCCGGCGTTCAAGCTCACCCGCAGTTCGGCCGCCTATTGGCGCGGAAACCAGGACAACGCGAGCCTGCAACGCATCTACGGAACCGCGTGGGAGTCCCAGGAGGCGCTCGACCGCCACCTCGAGTTCCTCGAAGAAGCGCAAAAGCGCGACCACCGAAGGTTGGGCGCCGAACTCGACCTGTTCAGCTTCCCCGACGAAATCGGTTCCGGGCTGGCGGTTTTCCATCCCAAGGGCGGCATCATCCGGCGCGAACTCGAGGAATACTCGCGCCGCAAGCACATCGAGGCCGGCTACGAGTTCGTCAACACCCCGCATATCACCAAGGAACAGCTCTACATCACCTCGGGACACCTCGAGTGGTACGCCGACGGCATGTACCCGCCGATGCACATGGACGCCGAGTTCGACGAGGACGGCGCACTGCGCAAGCCGGGGCAGGACTACTACCTCAAGCCGATGAACTGCCCGATGCACCACTTGATCTTCCGGTCGCGCGGGCGGTCGTATCGCGAACTTCCGTTGCGGCTCTTCGAGTTCGGCTCGGTGTACCGCTACGAGAAGTCCGGTGTGGTGCATGGTCTGACGCGGGTGCGCGGTATGACCCAGGACGACGCGCACATCTACACCACCCGCGAGCAGATGCGTGACGAGCTGGCATCGCTGCTGCGGTTCGTGCTCGACCTGCTCGCCGACTACGGGCTGAACGACTTCTATCTGGAGCTCTCGACGAAGGACCCGCAGAAGTACGTCGGCTCGGACGAGGACTGGGACGAGGCCACCGAGACGCTGCGTGAGGTCGCCGAAGCCTCGGGGCTGCACCTGGTGCCCGATCCCGGCGGTGCGGCGTTCTACGGCCCCAAGATCTCCGTGCAGGTCAAGGACGCGCTGGGCCGTAGCTGGCAGATGTCGACCATCCAGCTGGACTTCAACATGCCCGACCGTTTCGAGTTGGAGTACACCGCCGCCGACGGCACCCGCCAGCGTCCGGTGCTGATTCACCGTGCGTTGTTCGGCTCGATCGAGCGGTTCTTCGGAGTGCTCACCGAGCATTACGCCGGCGCGTTCCCGGCTTGGCTGGCGCCGGTGCAGGTGGTCGGCATCCCCGTCGCCGACGACCACATTCCTTATCTCAACGGCCTTGTCGCCCAACTGAAGACGGCAGGCATCCGGGCCGAGGTCGACATCAGCGACGACCGGATGGCCAAGAAGATCGTGAACCACACCAACCAGAAGGTGCCGTTCATGCTCGTGGCAGGCGATCGCGACATCGAGGCGGGCGCGGTGAGTTTCCGCTTCGGCGACCGCACTCAGCTCAACGGCGTGCCACGCGACGAAGCGGTGGCCGCGATCGCGAATTGGGTTGCTAGCCGCGAAAACGCCACTCCGACAGCTGAACTGGTCAACGTGGGCGCGAAGCCGTGA
- a CDS encoding TIGR02611 family protein: MKQDEQQGPVRARRWARWRDKLRDRPKVEFVYRIGVGFVGLVVFAVGIVAIPYPGPGWAILFVGLGILATEFEWARRLLAFAKERYDKVMAWFQERHWSIQILGGIFTALVVAGTLWLLGAADWTAELFGRDWPWLNSPIGLGS, from the coding sequence GTGAAGCAGGACGAACAACAAGGGCCAGTTCGCGCCCGCCGGTGGGCGCGATGGCGTGACAAGCTGCGCGACCGGCCCAAGGTCGAGTTCGTCTACCGCATCGGGGTGGGATTCGTCGGCCTGGTGGTCTTCGCCGTCGGCATCGTCGCCATTCCTTACCCCGGCCCGGGCTGGGCGATCCTCTTCGTCGGGCTGGGCATCCTGGCAACCGAATTCGAGTGGGCGCGACGGCTGCTCGCCTTCGCCAAGGAGCGCTACGACAAGGTGATGGCCTGGTTCCAGGAGCGGCACTGGTCCATCCAGATCCTCGGCGGGATCTTCACCGCGCTGGTGGTCGCGGGCACCCTGTGGCTGCTCGGCGCTGCCGACTGGACCGCGGAGTTGTTCGGCCGGGATTGGCCGTGGCTGAACAGCCCGATTGGCTTGGGGTCCTGA
- a CDS encoding PaaI family thioesterase, with translation MTTDEPSGAHPGGGFNPPVPTTRGGPDYGRFVEAVRTLQDHARAADAPDEVIAEAADLVDKVTHLLAPYYADEWASPSGRRMDLPNRGNLLAIPLDLHTTPDGRIEGTAMFRRFHLGRNGAAHGGAVAQLFDGLLGYTAFTLSGSRAQRTAFLHVDYRRIAVVEKQFQVDGRIDSIEDRKIFVSGRLMDGDDVVAESHALFVKLKPGQP, from the coding sequence GTGACCACCGACGAGCCTTCGGGTGCGCATCCAGGCGGAGGATTCAATCCGCCGGTACCCACCACCCGGGGTGGCCCTGATTACGGCCGGTTCGTCGAAGCCGTGCGCACGCTGCAGGATCATGCCCGCGCTGCCGACGCGCCCGACGAGGTGATCGCCGAGGCCGCCGACCTGGTCGACAAGGTCACGCACCTGCTGGCGCCGTACTACGCCGACGAGTGGGCCTCGCCGTCGGGACGTCGGATGGATCTACCAAACCGCGGCAATCTGCTGGCCATCCCGCTGGACCTGCACACCACGCCGGACGGGCGGATCGAGGGGACGGCGATGTTCCGCCGCTTCCACCTCGGCCGGAACGGCGCCGCGCACGGCGGTGCGGTGGCGCAGCTCTTCGATGGGCTGCTGGGCTATACGGCGTTCACCCTCAGTGGCAGCCGTGCCCAACGCACCGCGTTCCTGCACGTCGACTACCGCAGGATCGCAGTAGTGGAGAAGCAGTTCCAGGTCGACGGGCGGATCGACAGCATCGAGGACCGCAAGATCTTCGTCTCGGGCCGGCTGATGGACGGCGACGACGTCGTGGCCGAATCGCATGCGCTGTTCGTGAAGCTGAAACCGGGCCAACCGTGA
- a CDS encoding aldo/keto reductase — protein sequence MTTFTLGGDLPVNRLGFGAMRLTGKGVWGPPDDHDECVRVLRRLVELGVNFIDTADSYGPFVSEELIKEALHPYADGLVVATKAGLLRTGPDEWPPLGFPAYLRQQCEMSLRRLGLDTIDLFQLHRIDTKFPAEDQVGELVKLQQEGKIRHIGLSEVTVDQLEAAQNVATIASVQNMYNLSVRTAEPVLEACESQDIGFIPWFPLAAGPLAAADGPLQRIAADHGASASQLALAWLLKRSPVLLPIPGTSKVAHLEENVAAASIELSDDEFDTLSKAGSAPPGSGNPA from the coding sequence ATGACCACCTTCACCCTCGGCGGCGATCTGCCCGTCAATCGTCTCGGATTCGGCGCGATGCGCCTGACGGGCAAGGGGGTGTGGGGGCCGCCGGACGACCACGACGAATGCGTTCGGGTGCTGCGCCGGCTGGTCGAGCTCGGCGTGAACTTCATCGACACCGCGGACTCCTACGGGCCATTCGTCTCCGAGGAACTGATCAAAGAGGCACTTCACCCCTACGCCGACGGGCTCGTCGTCGCGACGAAAGCCGGCTTGCTGCGCACCGGACCCGATGAGTGGCCTCCGCTCGGCTTTCCGGCCTACCTGCGTCAGCAATGCGAGATGAGTTTGCGTCGACTCGGCCTGGACACCATCGACCTATTCCAGCTGCATCGCATCGACACGAAGTTCCCTGCCGAGGACCAGGTCGGTGAGCTCGTGAAGCTGCAGCAGGAGGGCAAGATCCGCCATATCGGGCTGTCGGAGGTGACCGTCGACCAACTCGAAGCCGCTCAGAACGTCGCGACGATCGCGTCGGTGCAGAACATGTACAACCTCTCGGTCCGGACCGCGGAGCCGGTGCTCGAGGCCTGCGAATCCCAGGACATCGGCTTCATCCCGTGGTTCCCGTTGGCGGCCGGTCCCCTGGCTGCCGCCGACGGACCACTGCAGCGGATCGCGGCCGACCACGGAGCGTCCGCGTCGCAGCTTGCGCTGGCCTGGCTGCTGAAGCGCTCACCGGTGCTGCTGCCGATCCCTGGCACGTCGAAGGTCGCCCACCTCGAGGAGAACGTCGCGGCCGCGAGCATCGAGCTGTCCGACGACGAGTTCGACACACTGAGCAAAGCCGGATCGGCTCCGCCTGGGTCAGGCAATCCAGCTTGA
- a CDS encoding DUF1990 family protein, producing MKLSDIADLPLTYSDVGATASTLPAGYHHVQKSAVIGRGRQRFEEAAAAGMRWGMLRGAGVKVRATTALAAVGSEVIVHLGPVQAPCRVVYVVEEPDRGGFAYGTLPGHPESGEELFLVRYDPATEDVFAEVTAFSRHATWWSRLASPFTSLVQRVVTTRYLKAL from the coding sequence ATGAAACTGAGCGACATTGCCGACCTGCCGTTGACGTATTCGGACGTCGGCGCGACCGCGTCGACGCTGCCCGCCGGGTACCACCATGTACAGAAGTCGGCCGTGATCGGCCGCGGTCGGCAGCGGTTCGAGGAAGCGGCCGCGGCGGGCATGCGGTGGGGCATGCTGCGCGGCGCCGGGGTCAAGGTTCGTGCGACGACCGCGCTCGCCGCCGTCGGCTCGGAGGTGATCGTGCATCTGGGACCGGTGCAGGCACCGTGTCGCGTCGTCTATGTCGTCGAGGAACCCGATCGGGGCGGATTCGCCTATGGCACCTTGCCTGGCCACCCTGAATCCGGCGAAGAGTTGTTCCTCGTCCGCTACGACCCGGCCACCGAGGATGTCTTCGCCGAAGTGACGGCGTTCTCGCGACACGCCACCTGGTGGAGCCGGCTGGCATCGCCCTTCACGTCGTTGGTACAGCGGGTCGTCACGACGCGATACCTGAAGGCCCTGTGA
- a CDS encoding GAF and ANTAR domain-containing protein → MNISSEVETTHLRIAELVQNLHSRPSADSDTVIAELAEHAAAEIPGAQYAGVTVTRNRKHIDTPAATHMYPMLLDKIQERHREGPCLSAAWEEKTVHVADLETDKRFPRYRKDALAETPIRSIMAFQLFIAGETMGALNVYAESANAFNSESKTIGLIFAAHSSVAWNSARRDEQFQNALASRDIIGQAKGMIMERYGVDAVQAFDLLRKLSQDSNVALIKVATKLVNDTAPDAV, encoded by the coding sequence ATGAACATCTCAAGTGAAGTAGAAACCACTCACTTGCGCATAGCCGAGTTGGTGCAGAACTTGCACAGCCGCCCCAGTGCTGACTCGGACACGGTGATCGCGGAGTTGGCCGAGCACGCCGCAGCCGAGATTCCCGGTGCGCAGTATGCCGGAGTCACGGTGACCCGCAACCGCAAGCACATCGATACTCCCGCCGCCACGCATATGTACCCGATGCTGCTCGACAAGATCCAAGAGCGGCACCGCGAGGGTCCATGCCTGAGTGCGGCCTGGGAGGAGAAGACCGTCCACGTCGCCGATCTCGAGACCGACAAGCGCTTTCCGCGGTACCGCAAGGACGCGCTGGCGGAAACGCCGATCCGGTCGATCATGGCGTTTCAGTTGTTCATCGCCGGCGAGACGATGGGTGCGCTCAACGTTTACGCCGAAAGCGCCAACGCTTTCAACAGCGAGTCGAAGACCATCGGTCTCATCTTCGCCGCGCACTCGTCGGTGGCCTGGAACTCGGCGCGCCGCGATGAGCAATTCCAGAATGCGCTGGCAAGCCGCGACATCATCGGCCAGGCCAAAGGCATGATCATGGAACGCTACGGCGTCGACGCGGTGCAGGCATTCGACCTCCTGCGCAAGCTGTCCCAGGATTCCAATGTGGCGCTGATCAAGGTCGCTACGAAACTCGTCAACGACACCGCGCCCGACGCCGTCTAG
- a CDS encoding L,D-transpeptidase produces the protein MRVVVRCVLAAIVIAGGLVAGPTGPSTAAASRSYQPAITSVLPTQGAVVGVAHPVVVTFRSPVADRRAVERALDITSVPAMTGTFDWVENNVVQWVPDQFWPAHSTVALSVRNMPLTNFETSAAVVGVADIAAKTFTVTIDGVPPSDLPAPHHRANWGKPGVFPASMGRPEYPTPVGTYTVLSKEHDVMMDSSTVGIPVTAPDGYQLDVEYAVRFTQRGLFVHSAPWSVNQMGYENVSHGCIGLSTEDAEWYMNTVKVGDPIIVRENGIEVPRTVSG, from the coding sequence ATGCGTGTGGTTGTGCGATGTGTTCTTGCGGCGATCGTGATAGCCGGGGGTTTGGTGGCAGGGCCTACGGGACCCAGTACGGCGGCTGCGAGCCGGTCGTACCAGCCCGCCATCACGTCGGTGCTCCCGACGCAGGGTGCAGTCGTCGGTGTGGCACACCCGGTCGTGGTGACATTCCGATCCCCTGTCGCAGACCGGCGTGCGGTCGAACGCGCCCTCGACATCACCTCGGTACCCGCGATGACCGGCACGTTCGACTGGGTCGAAAACAACGTCGTGCAGTGGGTTCCCGACCAATTCTGGCCGGCTCACAGCACGGTTGCGCTCTCGGTTCGCAACATGCCCCTCACGAACTTCGAGACGAGCGCCGCCGTCGTCGGCGTGGCCGATATCGCGGCCAAGACGTTCACCGTGACCATCGACGGCGTGCCGCCGTCAGATCTGCCTGCGCCGCACCACCGCGCCAACTGGGGCAAGCCCGGAGTGTTCCCGGCGTCGATGGGCCGACCGGAGTATCCGACACCGGTGGGCACGTACACCGTGCTGTCCAAGGAACACGACGTGATGATGGATTCGAGCACCGTCGGCATTCCCGTCACCGCCCCCGACGGCTACCAGCTGGACGTCGAGTACGCCGTCCGGTTCACACAGCGTGGCCTGTTCGTGCATTCGGCGCCGTGGTCGGTCAATCAGATGGGGTACGAGAACGTCAGCCACGGCTGCATCGGGCTCAGCACCGAAGACGCCGAGTGGTACATGAACACCGTCAAGGTGGGCGACCCGATCATCGTGCGGGAGAACGGCATCGAAGTTCCCCGCACAGTCTCCGGCTGA
- a CDS encoding DHA2 family efflux MFS transporter permease subunit, translating to MLIVMRDSGSRELTRTPGQYPDRVDARLLRIGAVCLLASMMAGLDATIVAVAQRTFVEEFHSSQAVVGWTVVGYILGLATVTPMTGWATDRFGAKRVFIGSVLAFTLGSLLCAMAPNILLLIVFRTIQGIGGGPLMPLTLTIMLREAGPNRLGRVLALGAIPMLLAPISGPTLGGWLIRSFGWEWLFLINLPVGVLTVVLAAILFPRDQSTRLERFDFVGMLLLSPGVTALLYGLSEIPGRGAVTDRHVWIPVIAGLALIAAFVRHALHRADHPLIDIRLLKNRAVGLANTAMLVYVIGGSVGLLVPSYFQQLMHLTPLQTGLHMIPAGLGAMLTMPLAGTFMDKFGPGKIVLVGLILVVTGLGVFTYGVAIQAAYSPTLLVAMVITGMGSGCTMLPLSGSAVLTLESDQLARGSTLITVNQMLAGSVGAALMSVLLTNQFNRSENIAAANTVAILQRQAAETGLPVDETAIPQLTLGPDFVAALQRDLSAAYTTVFLVAVVLVALTFIPAAFLPKKPTGRSANELARPTA from the coding sequence ATGCTGATCGTCATGCGGGATTCGGGTTCACGGGAATTGACCCGCACCCCGGGTCAGTACCCCGACCGGGTCGACGCCCGGCTGCTGCGAATCGGCGCCGTGTGCCTGCTGGCCTCGATGATGGCCGGCCTGGATGCCACCATCGTCGCAGTCGCTCAACGCACCTTCGTCGAGGAGTTCCATTCCAGCCAGGCCGTCGTCGGATGGACAGTGGTTGGATACATCCTCGGGCTGGCCACCGTCACACCGATGACAGGGTGGGCGACCGACCGGTTCGGCGCCAAACGAGTGTTCATCGGGTCGGTTCTCGCCTTCACCCTGGGTTCGCTGCTGTGCGCGATGGCGCCGAACATATTGCTACTCATTGTTTTTCGGACAATTCAAGGCATCGGCGGAGGTCCTCTGATGCCATTGACGCTTACCATCATGCTGCGCGAGGCGGGCCCCAACCGGCTGGGCCGAGTCTTGGCGCTGGGCGCCATTCCGATGCTGCTCGCCCCTATCAGTGGACCAACCCTGGGCGGCTGGCTCATTCGAAGCTTCGGCTGGGAGTGGTTGTTTTTGATCAACCTGCCGGTCGGTGTCCTGACAGTCGTTCTAGCTGCGATCCTCTTTCCGCGTGATCAATCGACACGATTGGAAAGGTTCGACTTCGTCGGCATGCTGCTGTTGTCGCCCGGCGTGACCGCATTGTTGTACGGGCTGTCAGAAATTCCGGGTCGCGGCGCGGTGACCGACCGCCACGTGTGGATTCCGGTGATCGCCGGTCTCGCGTTGATCGCCGCGTTCGTCCGGCACGCGTTGCACCGCGCGGATCATCCGCTGATCGACATTCGCTTGTTGAAGAATCGCGCCGTGGGGCTGGCCAACACGGCGATGCTCGTCTATGTCATCGGGGGTTCCGTCGGCCTGTTGGTCCCGAGCTACTTCCAGCAGCTCATGCACCTAACGCCTCTCCAGACAGGGCTGCACATGATCCCTGCGGGCCTCGGGGCAATGCTGACAATGCCGCTCGCCGGGACATTCATGGACAAATTCGGGCCGGGCAAGATTGTGCTCGTTGGCCTGATTCTGGTTGTGACGGGTCTCGGCGTCTTCACCTACGGTGTCGCCATTCAAGCGGCCTATTCGCCGACCCTGCTCGTCGCGATGGTGATCACCGGGATGGGCTCGGGCTGCACAATGTTGCCGCTGTCCGGGTCGGCGGTCCTGACCCTTGAATCCGATCAGCTCGCGCGCGGTTCCACGCTGATCACCGTCAACCAGATGCTGGCCGGCTCGGTGGGCGCCGCGCTGATGTCGGTGCTCCTCACCAACCAGTTCAATCGCAGCGAGAACATCGCCGCCGCCAACACGGTGGCGATCCTGCAACGGCAAGCTGCTGAAACCGGACTGCCTGTCGACGAGACCGCGATACCGCAGCTCACTCTCGGTCCCGACTTCGTCGCGGCCCTACAGCGCGACCTCTCCGCTGCCTACACAACCGTGTTCCTGGTGGCGGTCGTGCTTGTCGCCCTGACATTCATCCCGGCGGCGTTTCTCCCGAAGAAGCCGACCGGTCGGTCCGCCAACGAGCTCGCGAGGCCGACGGCCTGA
- a CDS encoding phage holin family protein produces MAVESKPAADASIGELLSQMSTQTSRLVRDELRLAQKEFQQSAKHAGLGAGLFSAAGLLAVLGLATLIGAAVAALSLVLPVWAAAVIVAAVLFLVAGGAALIGRRQTEEVTPAAPKTVETVKADLQEVKDARHGNA; encoded by the coding sequence ATGGCAGTCGAATCCAAGCCCGCCGCGGATGCATCGATCGGCGAGCTGCTGAGTCAGATGTCTACGCAGACGTCGCGGCTGGTCCGCGACGAACTGCGGCTAGCACAAAAGGAATTCCAACAGTCGGCCAAGCACGCTGGGCTGGGCGCAGGACTGTTCAGCGCCGCTGGGTTACTGGCAGTCCTGGGCCTTGCCACGCTGATTGGCGCGGCAGTAGCTGCGTTGTCGCTGGTACTGCCGGTGTGGGCCGCAGCGGTGATCGTCGCGGCAGTGCTGTTTCTCGTCGCGGGCGGCGCCGCTCTGATCGGCCGACGTCAGACAGAGGAGGTCACTCCCGCAGCGCCGAAGACTGTTGAAACGGTGAAAGCCGACCTCCAGGAAGTGAAGGATGCCCGACATGGCAACGCCTGA
- a CDS encoding DUF3618 domain-containing protein has protein sequence MATPDPDRPEPGPEAGIDDIEADIEQTREELGQTVAALTDKLDVKGRAKEKAAETKAHVVDKADALKHSATDNPQRTVPIAAVVLVSAIAVGVLVWRRRRR, from the coding sequence ATGGCAACGCCTGACCCCGATCGTCCCGAGCCAGGGCCAGAGGCCGGCATCGACGACATCGAGGCCGACATCGAGCAGACCCGTGAGGAACTCGGTCAGACAGTCGCAGCCCTGACCGACAAGCTCGACGTCAAGGGACGCGCCAAGGAGAAGGCAGCCGAGACCAAGGCCCACGTCGTCGACAAGGCCGACGCGCTGAAACATTCGGCTACCGACAACCCGCAACGAACGGTTCCGATAGCAGCGGTCGTGCTGGTCAGCGCGATCGCGGTGGGCGTCCTGGTCTGGAGGCGACGCCGCCGCTGA
- a CDS encoding DUF6636 domain-containing protein translates to MDREVSAYTGFISPTGNVSCAIDVDLARCDIIDRDWSPPPRPADCEFDYGQGIQLVPSEPASFVCAGDTTFGAEEVLPYGEAITAGPLRCESAESGITCRDAGSRHSFTISREAYDLS, encoded by the coding sequence GTGGACCGTGAGGTCTCCGCGTACACCGGCTTCATCTCCCCGACGGGCAACGTCAGCTGCGCGATCGACGTCGATCTGGCGCGCTGCGACATCATCGACCGCGACTGGTCGCCGCCGCCGCGCCCTGCGGACTGCGAGTTCGACTACGGACAAGGAATACAGCTCGTGCCGAGTGAGCCCGCGTCCTTCGTGTGTGCCGGCGACACCACCTTCGGCGCGGAAGAAGTGCTGCCCTACGGCGAAGCGATCACGGCCGGCCCGCTTCGCTGTGAGAGCGCCGAATCGGGCATCACGTGTCGTGACGCCGGATCGCGACACAGCTTCACAATCTCCCGTGAGGCCTACGACCTCAGTTGA
- a CDS encoding WGxxGxxG family protein, producing MNKTLVVGATTLTLLFGGTGVAAASTFEAPASTTTTVAQAQETPEDDGGDNGLWGLAGLLGLVGLVGLKRRKDADYPANRAGGTITNNPRV from the coding sequence ATGAACAAGACACTTGTTGTCGGAGCCACCACCTTGACCCTGCTGTTCGGCGGTACGGGCGTTGCAGCCGCATCCACCTTCGAAGCACCGGCTAGCACCACCACGACCGTGGCGCAGGCGCAAGAGACGCCCGAAGATGACGGCGGCGACAACGGCCTGTGGGGCCTGGCCGGCCTGCTGGGTCTTGTCGGGCTCGTTGGCCTGAAGCGTCGCAAGGACGCCGACTACCCGGCCAACCGCGCGGGCGGCACCATCACCAACAACCCGCGCGTATAA